The Phragmites australis chromosome 15, lpPhrAust1.1, whole genome shotgun sequence genome window below encodes:
- the LOC133893528 gene encoding uncharacterized protein LOC133893528 yields MEKYREVISYHPLPAPGLINSLNDEIQSKVMETIGNAINSFDPKSLPQHIEGALGTAGNIINSFEPKWSGQKAFDGEADFLDGYECPDECWGSTPVKAQKPVNIKNILGGIIAIIGRSCKSAEVQHPKDSKASVSFLGSSDDGDTFLHSSVYMPSAPPVLDEEALNYNIYRAVLEAEPPEWLPDSYASSCMQCASPFSAVTCGRHHCRFCGGIFCRACSKGRCLLPVKFRERNPQRVCDACYDRLDPLQNLLINSVSNATQTAKHDVMDWTCARGWLNLPIGLTMEHEIYKAANSIRSYSQVARINPEKSIPHAVLSGASGLAILTVVKAGALLTYKLGTGLVVARRSDGSWSAPSAILSVGFGWGAQVGGELMDFIIVLHGSEAVQTFCSRMHFSLGAGVSVAAGPVGRVLEADLRAGDKGSGVCYTYSCSKGAFIGVSLEGNIVTTRMDANLRFYGDPYLTTCDILMGNVERPNAAKFLYTALDDLYSGLVC; encoded by the exons ATGGAAAAATATAGAGAGGTTATCTCCTATCATCCATTGCCTGCACCAGGATTGATAAACAGCCTGAACGATGAGATTCAATCAAAAGTTATGGAAACAATTGGGAATGCAATTAACTCATTTGATCCAAAGTCGTTGCCTCAGCATATAGAAGGGGCTTTGGGAACAGCTGGAAACATCATTAACTCATTTGAGCCAAAATGGAGCGGGCAAAAGGCGTTTGATGGGGAAGCTGATTTTcttgatggatatgaatgcCCTGATGAGTGTTGGGGCTCCACACCAGTGAAGGCACAAAAGCCCGTAAATATTAAGAACATTCTTGGTGGTATAATTGCAATCATTGGTCGTAGTTGCAAAAGTGCTGAAGTTCAACATCCAAAGGACTCTAAGGCTAGTGTCTCATTCTTGGGGTCAAGTGATGATGGAGATACATTCTTGCATTCCTCAGTCTATATGCCAAGTGCTCCTCCAGTGCTTGATGAAGAAGCCTTAAATTACAACATTTATAGGGCTGTGTTGGAAGCAGAACCACCAGAATGGCTTCCTGACAGTTATGCTAGCTCGTGCATGCAGTGTGCTTCTCCTTTCTCTGCTGTTACCTGTGGAAGGCATCATTGTCGATTCTGCGGAGGAATATTTTGTAGAGCATGCTCAAAAGGACGATGTCTATTGCCTGTCAAGTTTCGTGAGCGGAATCCACAAAGAGTTTGTGATGCATGTTACGATAGGCTTGATCCATTGCAGAACTTACTGATTAATTCTGTCAGCAATGCCACACAAACTGCAAAGCATGATGTTATGGATTGGACTTGTGCGAGAGGATGGTTAAATTTGCCTATTGGATTAACAATGGAGCATGAGATATATAAGGCAGCAAATTCCATCAGGAGCTATAGCCAG GTTGCAAGAATAAACCCTGAGAAGTCTATTCCTCACGCAGTTCTTAGTGGAGCTAGTGGGCTTGCCATCTTGACAGTTGTAAAAGCTGGTGCTCTTCTTACTTACAAACTTGGAACTGGCTTAGTAGTTGCTCGAAGATCTGATGGGTCATGGTCTGCACCATCCGCTATACTTTCAGTTGGCTTTGGATGGGGAGCACAG GTTGGTGGTGAGCTAATGGATTTCATCATAGTGCTCCATGGTTCAGAAGCTGTCCAAACTTTCTGCAGCCGAATGCATTTTTCACTTGGGGCAGGTGTAAGTGTTGCAGCAGGACCTGTTGGCAGAGTATTAGAAGCAGACCTGAGAGCTGGTGATAAAGGATCAGGAGTTTGTTATACATATAGCTGCAGCAAAG GTGCATTCATTGGTGTTTCATTAGAAGGGAACATAGTTACCACACGGATGGATGCTAATCTGCGGTTTTACGGTGACCCGTATCTAACGACCTGCGACATTCTTATGGGGAATGTGGAAAGACCAAATGCTGCTAAGTTTCTGTACACAGCGTTGGATGATCTTTACTCAGGGCTGGTGTGTTAG